The genomic window GTGCAAACAGGGCCAATCAACGTATCACAGAATTGGAACTCGAGAATGCCGAGCTAAAGCAGTTCAACCAACTAAGCCATCTGAACGACATGATCAAATATCAAGCTGAAGTGATCGCGGAACTTCAATCGGATTCCAACTACAAGGAAAAGTACATGGAATTGCAATCCAAATACAGACTATTGGACGACAAGTACCAACTTGCGTCGAAAGAGCTAAAATCCAAAGAAACTTTCATcaatgaaaatatcaagaaataCAGCGAATCTATAGACTCAACAATCGCGCAGGTGAAACAAAGACAGGCTATGAAATCTCCATCGTCTCCTTTGAACAGACGTCGTGACTCTCTTAACGAGCTAACCTCCAAACTAAACCAAATGATGatagaaaacaaagaactCACCAACTCAAAAGAGCAATTGTTCAAGGAGTATTCCAAGCTCAAGAACGAACACTCGCAAGTATCCTTGGACTTATCTGCAACCAACGAGAGCTTGCTAGATATCGAAAACAACTATAAATCTGTGATGGACTCACTGCGCACCTCGGGAAATGCTATAGAGAAACTACAACACGAAGTattgaagctgaagaaggaaaatgcAAGACTCGAATCGGAGTTGGAACAACGCGGCTCGAATTCGTCCGGTTCTTCGAACGATACCCATTACCAACTAAAAATCAAGGATCTTCGCGCAGAgcttttcatcatcaaggAGGAACGTGATTCTTTGAAGGAGGATATAATGACACTTAAGAAAAAACTACTTGACGTAGCGCCATCTCCATCActatagaaagaaaaataaataaaaagtaTCTTCTCTTGTCCTATTATgttactatatatatatatatataaacttTTACTAATCACAGGTGCTTGATAATATTACAGGTGGAGGACTACTCTGGGTAGTCATATGGATGTCGCTATCTAGAATAGAAGTCTGGGTAAATTCGCTCTGGAGAATAGAACATCTTGAAGCCGGCAGTGTTCTATTCTGCGGATCCGGCTCGATATCATCCGTATCGAGTATTGAACCTTTAGATACGTCTGGTCCGGCCGATATTATTGATGCTCTACTGGCTGGTGAATTATTTATTGGCAATTCCCCAGGAAACTCCCTTCGAAAGAAGGgactattattattattctctAGTAGAGGCTTCTTTCTGCCCAAGAAGGCAAACGGATACATACTTACAGGTACTGCTGAAATAGGTCGTTTGCGAACAGACTGAGACTGTGTGTCTGATACTTTATGTTCTTTTATTTCCTGAACTTTCGCTCTGAAAGTGGATTCATCTAGCCGCCGAGTGTTCGTATTCCAGCCATAAAACACGCGAAGTTTCTCAGGAATCCTGAACCTCTCGCAAAACTCATTGGTAGTTACAATGTCATTCATTGAGGAGGTAAACTAATTTCTCTGACCAAGTCTCTGACCAAGCTTCTGAAATGTGGTTGAACCTTGTTTATTTCATTCCAAAATTTAGCCGCtgatgaaatcaaaaaaaagatacaaCCTTACTATATAAAGGGAAGATAAGGAAAGACCTTCAAGTtgcaagaaaacaaaaaaaaaaaaaaaaaaatgtagCAGAAGTACAGGAAAAgccgaagaagaatgaacaAACTCTCACCCAAACTTTAGAGGGGCgctgttacccggataaTAGCATGCATTCTCTTTTATAGTAGATGAGGTTGCTtgactttttttcctctccTGTCGAAAATCAAACACTGCTCAGTCGGTGGGTCCCTTTTTTCCCGTTCCCCGTTTCCCCGTTTCCACTGTAAACCCAAAGCCgtacgaaaaaaaaaagggaatGTATTACATACACTACACCgtctctctttttttttttttggctgaTGGCCTAGAACCAGAAGCAGCAGAGCTCCGGGATTTTCCTAAGGGTTTTTCAGGGGTTTACACGCTGGTATTACCCTACAGTCGCTGCTGCAAAGTAGCGCGGCAGCGCTGCACCGCTGCACCGCTGTAACAGCGGAAAGGGGTGCGCAGCTAGCTAGCTATCTAACTGGTTGGCTTGCTGGTCATTCACTCCCCCCAATACCTCACTTACACACTCCTACACTCTTTTCTGGGCCCATCCATtcatcaaaaagaaacgtgAATCTTTGTGTGAACCCTGTATGCGGGATTCTCCGAGTTCTCTGCGCCTCTTTCGAGGGGTGACATGCAAGCAGCTTGTGCTGCACGCACGCTGTGGAAAGCGAACACCCCGGCACTTTCTTTCTGCTTTACTTTACTGTACTATctatcctttttttttttggtttttttggttttctcgtattatttttttggttcGGGTTTTTTCTCGGGCATTGTCTAAGGGAGAGGAACCATTCTAGCACTTCCTACATGATCATCtggaagaaacaagaaataataACCATATTATTACATGAGCCGAAAGCTCGCtggttggttggttggttggttggCCTAGGCGATGGGATTTGGGAATTTTACGAATGGGAAAGGGGAAAGgaagcaagcaagcaagcatCTCtaaattatttttattttcattttcatttttttttttatttatttttaccTTTGGTTGGTTAGTCCATTTGAATAAGCAGAACCCATGCAACGTCTCGTTGTGTTTTACTTCCTCCTAGGTTACAATGTGTGACGGTGTTTTGCATTTTCCACTGCTGTAGTGAAACAACCGTTGCGTAGAAGGATTAAGGGAAACGAGGCGAAGTGATACGTACATATTATCCTCGAGAAGATCAACGTCGATATAAAAAATCGAGACCCTACATATACATCTCTCTCGATCAGGATTTCGTATTTGTGCCGTGACTATATTCAAGGTCtctcattttttttttttttttttttgattttgcCTAATTGTTTATTGGATTGGAGCTAGTTATAGTTCATTGTCTTTCGGTATACGTGAGTCTTTCACActatactactactgctatCTACTAGAGCTGTGTCACCTAAACCTAAGTATATAGGGCACAAGGTTTGGGAAggagagagaagaaaaaaaaaaacgaacAAAAAATTCACGAACGAACGAACGAACAAACAGGCCAGAGAGCTAGCTAGTGTTTGGTGATGTATATCAGACATGTGTCGTTTCAGGACCTTTCGCCGTCGTTGACAGATGACCAGGTGAGGTCTTTGAAACTTTCGGATAAGCCAATTTCTCATAATAATCCATTCATACATGTTCCTCCGGAGTATAAACTGGGGTGTGCAGATTCGAGCCTCAAGAGCGATGGCcagagcagcagcagcgtGTCCAACGATAGCATAGCACAAGCGTACCAAGGCTACAATAACATTAAGACTTCACAGCTGGCGTATGAACCCCTGacgcagcagcagcaggaCTCCGCTTTAAGGGCGGTGTTGGGAAGGACTCTTTCGGGAAACGGGAACTCCAGTGGAACCGGaagtactactactggtattgttgataataattcagATCCAGTGTTGCTCAGTGGGGTAGGACGCAGCAGGAGCGGGTTCTCTAGTGCTTCGAGTGCTAGCACGTCGCTAACACGTGGTGCAACGgcgtcgtcgtcatcatccAGAATCCCTCCAGGTCCCTCTGTCTCGATTTTGAAGCACAGGACGGAGGACTTACCGGACGAACCCTCGGCAGAAGACATCGACCTGACGCTGAACGACCCCGAAATAGATAAACACATCGATAAAGTGACCACTAACAATACTCTGGAAAACTCGGGGAATGCATTTGGAACCGGTTACACCACTTCGGCATTTGCGAATTTGAACGAATTAGAGGACAAGAtcatgaagaagaagaagaatatcaaggATACCAAGAAAGCTGAACctcagaaaaagaagaagtcgtATTCAGAGATGACCGATGAGGAACTTGCAGAGTTGGAAAAACAGTTGCAGTCAGGCGGCAGACAAACACATGCGGATTTTAGTAACTTCGATTTCAGCCAACAAAACAGATTGTTTATAGGAGAAACAAGACCCTCTCTAATAGGAAAGGGGTCTGCAAATACCACTAAATCATCCGATATTGTGCTAACGTACCCTTCACGTCCATCAGTGACGCATAGGGCTATATCTTTGACAAGGGAACATGTAGACTATCGGAAAAAGTTTGATATGGACACCACCACGCGAACGGCCGTGTGTTTTTTGAACGGACGAAAACATACCTGGGCCACCGCAGATTGGTTTATCAACCAGGCTGCGCGCGATGGTGACCACTTGGTGATCGTTTCCAACCTACCTATGTACGAGGATCTAATTGATTTGCTAAAGAAGAGCGGAACATCTTCCTCGGCGTCGGAACACGCCAATGCTCAATCAaagttggaagaattcTCCTTTGACGgtaaaatcaaaaacaaaagccCCAGTGCCATAGTGGAGCTTCCGTTCCACCAGCTGGGGATGATCATTAACGAAGTGGACGAGCTGACAAGATTCAAGTGTGAAAGCATCATGAACTACTACACTTCCATGTGCGAGGACAAAGTCATGAAAATAACGGTCGAGTTGGTGAAAGAACGttctttcaaacctttTGTGACGCACGTGATGAACCTCTACAGACCACAATTGCATATCGTCTCTACAATCTCTACAAACTTGAGTATCAAGTTCAGAAACGGGCATGTCAAACTGCCCAACTTTCTTTACAGGCATTTTTGGGTTCCCACGCTAGTGATCCCATATGAATTCATCGATCCATATTTGATGGGAGAAACTAAGAAACCATTAAGAAAATCGGTCAAATGTAAACCAAGAGATAAGGCGTTTGCTTTGCTGGACAAATGCATCAAAAAGTCTCTCATTGACTCGATGGGAGCTGAGGAGCAGGATATCTGGAGAAATAACGATCAATCCGACATGGTAAGTATCGACAGTGCCCCCAATAACAGCGTTTTAGATTATTTCCCAACTTCGCCggaaaatatatacaaaaagcAACAGATCGAGAAATTGGGTTACATACCACCCGTACCAACAAGAATCAAGACAAACCCTATCGGTCCAGCAGCCTCCAGGGTCTCATCTCGGAGTAGCAGGCGTTCTTCAAGGGTCTACTTCGCTGATGAACCGGGCATGTACAAGGTCAAATCTCTCTTGGCTGACGACGACGACTCCGCCAATGACGTAACGCGTACTAGAAGTGACGGACATGCGCATGCGTATACGCACAATAGACATTTATCCCCCTCTTTCGCCATCTCCAAGCCAAACCATCTGAACTCCAACACAACCctgaaaacatcaaaaagacaagaaaCAGGAACTGCGGTGCCTATGGCAATGCTGACACCGTTCAAATCTGAGCCAACTTCACCAACCCAAACCACAGGCCCAGGGTCGACCGCAGGCAAAGGCGGttacaaaccaaaaacaaaattcgGGGTCATGTTGAAAAAATTATGGGgtaaaaacaaagaatagCCTACCCCCAGCCCCCATCAGACAAAACCAAAGCCATTACTTACTCCCTCACTCAAGTCCTACATACACATCACACACTACAATAATAAGTAACTGCATACACTCGCCCTAACAAATTTCATACAACATGCACATATTCTATTCAATGAAACAGCAACTCATACCTActatatcatcatctccATCATCCATTGCCCAGCATCTTCGGTCCGAAGAGAAATCCTATATCCATCCCTGTACATAGTTCAACGCCTAAAAACCTACTCCCATTGACAATCCACCAATAACCAACCAATcacaaaatcaaaaccaagGCAAGAAAAGTATTGAAAAGTCACGCTATCACTATATACTACTATATTAACACGAATAACTTCCTTTAAAGAAGCAAGCAAtctttgctcttcttcttttccccGATCTCTCTATGCATCTTTTTCCCCTACCCGAAAtgtgtcaaaaaaaaaatcagaCCGTTTCCACTTTTCTGCCACAAACACATAGTAAAAGTTAGCCGTTTTTTCTCATGTAGTACGGCTTTTTCTGGCCTCTTCCCTCCCGGTCCCCCCTGCATAATTTAGCTCTACGTCGTTTTCTAGCCGTTTCTCCGAAGATCGAGCAATCTTGACGCTAGTAAATGTTtatattacccggacacTAATATGCCCGTCTCTCAAGTCCACCACATTCCCGGCTCCACTTGGCACCACCATCCGCATTCATTCATTGCCTGATTAATAGCCAAGGgatatagagagagagcAGAGGCGAGGCAGAAAGTATGGGCACACATAGCCTCACCATCCGACCCCTTACCTTTTACTGTATCTGATATAAATTAGCCTGGAGTTGTGGAATTTTGACTCTCCAACATGTAGTTTGTGTAGAATCTAGTTCTGTGGTTTATGGTGGTGGGTTTAAGCCTGTAACTCTGTACATTCACAGATATAACACATAACTCCACTATAGTTCAGAAAATACAGTTAATATGACAATGCTTACATCTTTGTTTTCAGGCGCCAACAGGCAAGAGATGCCAAAAGTGTCGCAGAACTCTTCGCCCAACAATACAGCAGACGAGTCTCTCACGAGACAAAAGACCAACGAGTCGCAAGAAGAGCACATAGACATGTTTGCCAGCGTGCGGGACACGCCGGTGGCTGCATGGCACATACACGGGACAAACAGATTTTACAACGACGAGGAGTACAGGAGACTAGTCGAAGAGGCTAGTGCCGTGATGATGTCCGGCATCATGTGACCGGGCAATTGCTTGCTACCTTCCGATTGCTATAGTATATAATACTTTGTTTAGCTATATTCGCTTTTTCCCATGTAGTTTTTGGTTGTGTATTTTTAATGATAATGAcgtgatgatgatgattataGTGATGATGAGTGAGTAGATGTCCTTTACTGGTACGCGCGGACTGCGGCTGCCAGCAATTGTGATCATGCGTATATCACGTGTGCTCACTATATACGAATTCCCTCCAACATGGCTCCGGCTAAGTGAAAAAAGCTTTGATTGGTGAAATGGTATTGCAGTAGTTTCTGTACCCTTCACAACAGAGATGAATAAACACAGAGAAGTTCAAGTCCAAGTCCAAGTCCAAACCACGACAGGGTTCAGTGTCTTATCAACCGGTTTTCCATCTTTTAAACATGGCTCCAAATTTCTATCGCGAAATCGATTTGGTTAAGGAACAAGTGATTCCTCCACAACAAGAGGTGGTGCTTTCTTCCAGCGCAAAGGAAGCTGCTCCACAAAACATTGGGTCTAAGACGCTTTCATACGAATTGCAGGATATTCTAGGAGAAAATAAGCTAGCATATGGAATTTCTTTGAGAACTCCGGAACCATTGATGAATTTCTTTGGCAAGTTGCGCACTTCTTTGACCAAAACCATTAACTGTGTCGAGCAAAAAATCGATAGTTCTTCGAAGCTCTACTACGAtaaggaaaggaaaattACATCGGCTGTTGCAGAGCTGCATAGTGATCCAAGAGAAAAGCTTCTACCTGGTTTCACCTATGTCTTGGTTGCTTCCATGTCCGGATCGATCCTtacaagaaatagaaatatCTTCCTAAGGTTCACAACACCATTGTTGTTCGGAGTCTCTTGTTTCGCATACGTGTTGCCAACAACGTTCCGTAACACGAAGAACTTGGCCTACGATGTAGAGAAGCGCAACTTCCCTGCCTTTGTTCAAACACAGGACAATTTATACAGCGGTGCTAGAAAAGCCGTGTGCTCCACCGCACATTACACTAGCACTTTTGTTTCTACCGTGCAAAAGGGCTaccaaaaaacaaatacCGCTATTAAAGAGTGGACTGGTCTAAACGTCTAACGGCTGATATTCAACTCCCATCATATTCCCTTCTGAAAACTCTTTCTATACGTAAAAAGTCTATGTATTTAGTCAGCGTTACTTATTATAAATGACATATTCATGATCTTCTATGTCGATATCCAAGTTGAAAATGCTCTTCACACACCAATTCCATTCCACTACGAAAACTTTATTGCTTTTATCCGTATCCTTGACGCatttgttgaatttcttAGCCATTGAGGCTTTACTGGCTATCAGCACGTAATCTGGACTCTTCTTAGAACCTGTATTTTTAACTATATCATTCATATCGAATTTCTTCCCTAGCGGATTCACTTCTTTCATGCCATGGCATTTTAAGATACTGGAAATCAATTTACATCCTCCGGGGATGTCGTCTGAGATATTAACATGAGTAAAGCCATGTCTTTCAAATACTTTAGTTGGTAACTTGGTTTTCTCCAGTACCTTGGGATCGATATCGGGTATGAAATATTTTCCCATCTGTAACTCAAttggtttttccttctttatATTAGAGAGTACCTGTGTGATAAACATTGGAGTCAATGCGTACTTCAATGGCTTGAAACTGAAactcttcaagaatttggCAGTTCTGGCCTTCTTCGGTGCGATAACTGTATTCGTGTTACTTTCCACTTCTGGATATATCATAATTCCCACTTTGCTTAACACTAGAATATCAAGGTCTGATATATTTTCATGGCAGTTGGTTAGGACGGCTTTAATACGGTAAGGTTTGTGTGATATATTTAAA from Kluyveromyces marxianus DMKU3-1042 DNA, complete genome, chromosome 6 includes these protein-coding regions:
- the MIC26 gene encoding Mic26p → MAPNFYREIDLVKEQVIPPQQEVVLSSSAKEAAPQNIGSKTLSYELQDILGENKLAYGISLRTPEPLMNFFGKLRTSLTKTINCVEQKIDSSSKLYYDKERKITSAVAELHSDPREKLLPGFTYVLVASMSGSILTRNRNIFLRFTTPLLFGVSCFAYVLPTTFRNTKNLAYDVEKRNFPAFVQTQDNLYSGARKAVCSTAHYTSTFVSTVQKGYQKTNTAIKEWTGLNV